The proteins below are encoded in one region of Vespula pensylvanica isolate Volc-1 chromosome 4, ASM1446617v1, whole genome shotgun sequence:
- the LOC122628712 gene encoding zinc finger protein 202-like isoform X5: protein MRTTPRSSPASVERVFASTGAAFASRAGVLHGKMSSLDYLDLCRLCLVKDRVSVPIFEGEGDVRQIFLKITACLPVKVDREDKLPKKICDDCVYKVELFYQFWNTSVNAEKQLLQWLGEVGLEEKTDYVTNVLNQNVMKSDPSGGNRLDGSMLQQVSGHQNNMGMGMMDNISLSMPMMISTTNQQQITSVPMDTSGSSVQEMPGTSTQSTHEQITQSQTNTSNQHEEEEESSEEEENSEDECDGEEGLPVKEESEEDPNNSRVIEPTTFVNVSLACDEAGPSGLQQQKVTEMPEMAMQQSTDGDPKSGMTNNNDPLYIQPRITMTVVNEPFFVASTQNGVQNIGDDNTLELPNASTSNIAAQSERYNSLNSLGPSFLTVKLGDDYFRIPKSLSVFMMKEPNPYENDSTDKNVVKEEKGDSVMQTRSKQKLKEEKIKEETDTTDDLDDTPLDFRKMCEEKNTKTKSDRLSRLKKKPHTCEICYLTFDRKSKLTSHMFKHSNSRPHKCRICSKGFKTGAYLSRHMEIHDEPAQLHACTLCDFKARTKPYLKIHYIRKHTEDYNYSCEQCGKMFKVQSDYTTHMKDHDTESCVCDICGSSYPSKSSLYFHKHYKHKTKIKEFECSTCRKKFKSQKNLDNHAELHKMKYVCEQCGMEFKFKYGLTKHLRTHSGEKSYLCAICGKTFGCLSSQKIHLLTHVGERPYVCDICGQSFTQRSPMMLHRRKHPGAHPPPPPIKITNLLHGVQDKIIMNKNIK from the exons ATGCGAACGACGCCGAGGTCTTCTCCGGCTTCGGTTGAAAGAGTGTTCGCGTCTACGGGCGCGGCTTTTGCGTCTCGAGCTGGCGTTTTACACGGGAAAATGTCCTCCCTCGACTATCTCGACTTGTGTCGACTCTGTCTCGTGAAGGACCGTGTCTCCGTGCCGATATTTGAGGGCGAGGGCGATGTAAGGCAAATTTTTCTCAAGATAACCGCCTGCCTACCGGTCAAG GTCGATAGGGAAGACAAGTTACCTAAGAAAATATGTGATGACTGCGTGTATAaagtagaattattttatcaattttggAATACATCGGTTAATGCGGAAAAACAATTGTTACAATGGTTAGGAGAAGTTGGATTAGAAGAAAAGACAGATTATGTTACAAATGTTCTCAATCAA aaCGTTATGAAATCAGATCCAAGCGGTGGAAACAGATTAGATGGAAGTATGTTGCAGCAAGTAAGTGGGCATCAAAACAACATGGGTATGGGTATGATGGACAACATCAGCTTGAGTATGCCTATGATGATATCCACGACCAATCAACAACAAATAACCTCAGTTCCTATGGACACAAGTGGTAGTTCTGTGCAAGAAATGCCTGGTACAAGTACTCAATCTACGCACGAACAAATCACACAAAGTCAAACAAACACAAGCAATCAacatgaagaagaggaagaaagcagtgaagaagaagaaaactcaGAAGATGAATGTGACGGGGAAGAAg GCCTACctgttaaagaagaaagtgaaGAAGATCCTAACAATAGCAGAGTCATCGAACCAACAACATTTGTAAATGTTTCATTAGCATGCGATGAAGCTGGCCCATCAGGACTTCAGCAACAGAAGGTTACTGAGATGCCTGAAATGGCAATGCAACAAAGTACAGATGGAGATCCCAAATCTGG GATGACCAATAACAACGATCCCTTATACATCCAACCACGCATAACGATGACGGTGGTTAATGAGCCATTCTTCGTAGCATCTACTCAAAATGGAGTACAGAATATTGGTGATGATAATACGTTAGAGCTGCCTAATGCATCAACAAGTAATATCGCAGCTCAATCCGAAAG GTATAACTCACTCAACTCACTCGGTCCATCTTTTCTCACAGTGAAATTGGGAGACGACTACTTTCGCATTCCGAAATCTTTGAGCGTCTTTATGATGAAGGAACCAAACCCATACGAAAATGATTCAACGGACAAAAATgtagtgaaagaagaaaagggggaTAGTGTTATGCAAACGAGAAGTAAACAAAAACttaaggaagaaaagattaaGGAAGAAACCGATACTACGGATGATCTGGACGATACTCCTCttgattttagaaaaatgtgtgaagaaaaaaatacgaaaaccAAGTCTGATAGATTAtctagattaaaaaaaaagccaCATACTTGTGAGATCTGTTACCTTACCTTTGATCGCAAGAGTAAACTCACCAGTCACATGTTCAAACATAGTAATTCGAGACCTCACAAGTGTCGAATTTGTTCGAAAGGATTTAAAACCGGTGCTTATTTATCAAGACACATGGAAATACACGACGAACCGGCACAGTTACATGCTTGTACATTATGCGACTTCAAGGCCAGAACAAAGCCGTATTTAAAAATCCATTATATTCGTAAACACACGGAAGATTACAATTACAGTTGCGAGCAATGTGGGAAAATGTTTAAAGTTCAATCGGACTATACTACGCATATGAAGGACCATGATACTGAATCTTGCGTTTGTGATATCTGTGGGTCTTCATATCCAAGTAAAAGTTCTCTTTACTTTCACAAACATTATAAACATAAGACTAAAATCAAGGAATTCGAGTGTTCGACTTGTAGGAAGAAATTCAAAAGTCAAAAAAATCTTGATAATCATGCTGAGTTACACAAGATGAAATACGTCTGTGAACAATGCGGGAtggaatttaaatttaaatatggcCTGACGAAACACTTGAGAACACATTCCGGAGAAAAATCTTATCTCTGCGCGATTTGCGGGAAAACGTTTGGCTGTTTGAGTTCACAAAAGATACATCTGCTCACTCACGTTGGTGAACGTCCTTACGTTTGTGACATCTGTGGGCAAAGTTTCACACAGAGATCTCCAATGATGTTGCACAGAAGGAAACATCCTGGTGCGcatccaccaccaccgccgaTCAAAATTACTAATCTCTTGCACGGTGTACAAGACAAGATCATCatgaataagaatataaaataa
- the LOC122628712 gene encoding zinc finger protein 184-like isoform X8 yields MRTTPRSSPASVERVFASTGAAFASRAGVLHGKMSSLDYLDLCRLCLVKDRVSVPIFEGEGDVRQIFLKITACLPVKVDREDKLPKKICDDCVYKVELFYQFWNTSVNAEKQLLQWLGEVGLEEKTDYVTNVLNQNVMKSDPSGGNRLDGSMLQQVSGHQNNMGMGMMDNISLSMPMMISTTNQQQITSVPMDTSGSSVQEMPGTSTQSTHEQITQSQTNTSNQHEEEEESSEEEENSEDECDGEEGLPVKEESEEDPNNSRVIEPTTFVNVSLACDEAGPSGLQQQKVTEMPEMAMQQSTDGDPKSGEKCIRKQRKRRKVKIEETSEEEEEDVKKREKIVKKENEEEDDVKEDKEEEIHQESTFVIFQFVNTGEPVLETNSSIKKCTTTDPSADICKENVEVDVLDKIRNVCPFCDKQFSNEQSVERHVMVVHQRQYKCDMCKRSYNTQTALDVHKVIHRPDYFFECMECHVKYKSEGGLKRHYIRAHDRNNPIFVCEQCGRSYKLKIDLTNHIKKAHPFELQICRYCGKEVRDVKGHEYIHQRKARKKLYNFPCHLCPQKFCHRSRLDRHLLQHENGFKCTDCGESFVGSRELKNHKRFKHSRPSSSTCIFCQKVFTCVSNFHQHVLTHAGIRPYKCDICEEDFTQRSSLLRHRRNHPGPLPPLALPSPQIAELARSYMQKFQNGQIDKTSH; encoded by the exons ATGCGAACGACGCCGAGGTCTTCTCCGGCTTCGGTTGAAAGAGTGTTCGCGTCTACGGGCGCGGCTTTTGCGTCTCGAGCTGGCGTTTTACACGGGAAAATGTCCTCCCTCGACTATCTCGACTTGTGTCGACTCTGTCTCGTGAAGGACCGTGTCTCCGTGCCGATATTTGAGGGCGAGGGCGATGTAAGGCAAATTTTTCTCAAGATAACCGCCTGCCTACCGGTCAAG GTCGATAGGGAAGACAAGTTACCTAAGAAAATATGTGATGACTGCGTGTATAaagtagaattattttatcaattttggAATACATCGGTTAATGCGGAAAAACAATTGTTACAATGGTTAGGAGAAGTTGGATTAGAAGAAAAGACAGATTATGTTACAAATGTTCTCAATCAA aaCGTTATGAAATCAGATCCAAGCGGTGGAAACAGATTAGATGGAAGTATGTTGCAGCAAGTAAGTGGGCATCAAAACAACATGGGTATGGGTATGATGGACAACATCAGCTTGAGTATGCCTATGATGATATCCACGACCAATCAACAACAAATAACCTCAGTTCCTATGGACACAAGTGGTAGTTCTGTGCAAGAAATGCCTGGTACAAGTACTCAATCTACGCACGAACAAATCACACAAAGTCAAACAAACACAAGCAATCAacatgaagaagaggaagaaagcagtgaagaagaagaaaactcaGAAGATGAATGTGACGGGGAAGAAg GCCTACctgttaaagaagaaagtgaaGAAGATCCTAACAATAGCAGAGTCATCGAACCAACAACATTTGTAAATGTTTCATTAGCATGCGATGAAGCTGGCCCATCAGGACTTCAGCAACAGAAGGTTACTGAGATGCCTGAAATGGCAATGCAACAAAGTACAGATGGAGATCCCAAATCTGG AGAAAAATGTATCAGaaagcagagaaaaagaagaaaagttaagatagaagaaacatcggaagaggaggaggaggatgtaaagaagagggagaagattgttaagaaggaaaatgaagaagaggacgatGTGAAGGAAGACAAGGAAGAGGAAATACATCAGGAAAGTACATTTGTGATTTTCCAATTTGTTAATACCGGCGAGCCGGTTTTAGAAACAAattcatcgataaaaaaatgcaCAACAACGGATCCTTCAGCGGATATTTGCAAAGAGAACGTCGAAGTTGACGTACTGGACAAAATACGTAACGTTTGTCCATTCTGTGATAAACAATTCAGTAACGAACAAAGTGTCGAACGGCATGTTATGGTAGTCCATCAAAGACAGTACAAATGTGACATGTGCAAGAGATCTTACAACACGCAGACTGCTCTCGACGTGCACAAAGTGATACACAGGCCAGATTATTTTTTCGAGTGTATGGAATGCCATGTGAAGTATAAAAGCGAGGGTGGTTTGAAGAGACATTACATACGTGCTCATGATCGGAACAATCCAATTTTTGTTTGTGAACAGTGCGGTAGAAGTTACAAGTTAAAGATAGATTTAACGAATCACATAAAGAAGGCTCATCCATTTGAGTTACAAATTTGTCGGTATTGCGGTAAAGAAGTAAGAGATGTCAAAGGCCACGAATATATTCATCAAAGGAAAGCTCGTAAGAAACTCTACAATTTTCCTTGTCATCTCTGTCCTCAAAAGTTTTGTCACAGAAGTCGATTGGATAGACATTTGTTGCAACACGAAAATGGATTCAAGTGTACCGATTGCGGTGAGAGTTTTGTCGGAAGTAGAGAACTTAAAAATCATAAACGTTTCAAACACAGCAGACCAAGTAGTTCTACTTGTATATTTTGTCAAAAAGTATTCACATGCGTTAGTAATTTTCATCAACACGTTTTAACTCATGCCGGAATTCGACCATACAAATGTGACATCTGCGAAGAAGATTTTACGCAACGATCCAGCCTCTTGAGACATCGTAGAAATCATCCAGGACCCCTTCCACCATTGGCATTACCCAGTCCACAAATTGCTGAACTCGCAAGAAGTTACATGCAAAAGTTTCAAAACGGTCAGATAGACAAAACGTCTCATTGA
- the LOC122628712 gene encoding zinc finger protein 3-like isoform X4 encodes MRTTPRSSPASVERVFASTGAAFASRAGVLHGKMSSLDYLDLCRLCLVKDRVSVPIFEGEGDVRQIFLKITACLPVKVDREDKLPKKICDDCVYKVELFYQFWNTSVNAEKQLLQWLGEVGLEEKTDYVTNVLNQNVMKSDPSGGNRLDGSMLQQVSGHQNNMGMGMMDNISLSMPMMISTTNQQQITSVPMDTSGSSVQEMPGTSTQSTHEQITQSQTNTSNQHEEEEESSEEEENSEDECDGEEGLPVKEESEEDPNNSRVIEPTTFVNVSLACDEAGPSGLQQQKVTEMPEMAMQQSTDGDPKSGYHNRLPFSEDYYPMVMFAKLDLVKKDAEPERRSTITKCPEEGASEEGGNNLTIGAIDDGERKVIKQEVEADDEEEDLSLTYNCKLCGVFFASQTLLENHEIEHKGKRKNTCAQCGRVFRTYVNLRKHMKKHNGRKGTRKSSGTSMVSRSTSLKKVKKEKPELELLCKTCNKVFRHKSNYQKHLLRHTVGDLTCKHCPKKFRLFRDLTRHEKTHFYPSYMCKQCDYETTVLAALSIHMLRHTDKADLPFKCNECDKHFRKAIDLQEHYNIHSGDKPFVCQVCGTAFYLRRQLSAHCRRMHPEMKANKVTSTACDICGRVLATKRSLFRHKESHNPTKLYLCDYCGKSLSSAEHLKKHRRIHTGEKPYVCDICGKGFTDSENLRMHRRVHTGEKPYKCDQCPKAFSQRSTLTIHRRGHTGERPYVCQICHRGFSCQGNLTAHQKSTCV; translated from the exons ATGCGAACGACGCCGAGGTCTTCTCCGGCTTCGGTTGAAAGAGTGTTCGCGTCTACGGGCGCGGCTTTTGCGTCTCGAGCTGGCGTTTTACACGGGAAAATGTCCTCCCTCGACTATCTCGACTTGTGTCGACTCTGTCTCGTGAAGGACCGTGTCTCCGTGCCGATATTTGAGGGCGAGGGCGATGTAAGGCAAATTTTTCTCAAGATAACCGCCTGCCTACCGGTCAAG GTCGATAGGGAAGACAAGTTACCTAAGAAAATATGTGATGACTGCGTGTATAaagtagaattattttatcaattttggAATACATCGGTTAATGCGGAAAAACAATTGTTACAATGGTTAGGAGAAGTTGGATTAGAAGAAAAGACAGATTATGTTACAAATGTTCTCAATCAA aaCGTTATGAAATCAGATCCAAGCGGTGGAAACAGATTAGATGGAAGTATGTTGCAGCAAGTAAGTGGGCATCAAAACAACATGGGTATGGGTATGATGGACAACATCAGCTTGAGTATGCCTATGATGATATCCACGACCAATCAACAACAAATAACCTCAGTTCCTATGGACACAAGTGGTAGTTCTGTGCAAGAAATGCCTGGTACAAGTACTCAATCTACGCACGAACAAATCACACAAAGTCAAACAAACACAAGCAATCAacatgaagaagaggaagaaagcagtgaagaagaagaaaactcaGAAGATGAATGTGACGGGGAAGAAg GCCTACctgttaaagaagaaagtgaaGAAGATCCTAACAATAGCAGAGTCATCGAACCAACAACATTTGTAAATGTTTCATTAGCATGCGATGAAGCTGGCCCATCAGGACTTCAGCAACAGAAGGTTACTGAGATGCCTGAAATGGCAATGCAACAAAGTACAGATGGAGATCCCAAATCTGG GTATCACAACCGGCTACCCTTTTCCGAAGACTATTACCCGATGGTAATGTTCGCGAAACTCGACCTGGTAAAGAAGGACGCGGAGCCCGAGAGGAGATCAACCATAACGAAGTGTCCGGAAGAAGGTGCGAgcgaagaaggaggaaataatttaacgatcgGTGCCATTGATGATGGGGAACGAAAGGTGATAAAACAGGAGGTAGAGGCtgacgacgaagaggaggatCTTTCTTTGACGTATAACTGCAAATTATGCGGCGTTTTCTTCGCCAGTCAAACCCTTCTGGAGAATCACGAGATCGAGCACAAGGGTAAGCGTAAAAATACTTGCGCTCAGTGCGGCCGAGTATTTCGGACTTATGTGAATCTACGAAAACACATGAAGAAGCACAACGGTCGTAAGGGGACGCGTAAATCGAGTGGGACCTCGATGGTTAGCAGATCTACGTCTTTGAAGAAggtcaagaaagaaaaaccagaATTGGAGTTACTTTGTAAGACCTGTAACAAGGTTTTCCGGCACAAGAGCAATTACCAAAAACACTTGTTACGACATACCGTGGGTGATCTCACTTGCAAACACTGCCCGAAAAAGTTCCGTCTCTTTCGTGACCTCACTAGGCACGAGAAGACCCACTTCTATCCGAGTTACATGTGCAAGCAATGCGACTACGAGACTACGGTGTTAGCTGCTCTTAGCATTCACATGTTACGGCATACGGACAAGGCCGATCTACCGTTTAAGTGTAACGAGTGCGACAAACATTTCCGCAAGGCTATCGATTTGCAGGAACACTACAATATTCATTCCGGTGATAAGCCGTTTGTCTGTCAAGTCTGTGGAACGGCTTTCTATCTAAGAAGACAACTCTCGGCACATTGTCGTCGAATGCATCCAGAAATGAAGGCCAACAAGGTTACAAGCACTGCTTGTGACATATGTGGTCGTGTTCTTGCCACTAAAAGGTCATTGTTTCGTCACAAGGAAAGCCACAACCCCACCAAACTCTATCTCTGCGATTACTGTGGCAAAAGTCTCAGCAGTGCTGAACATTTGAAGAAACATCGGCGTATTCATACCGGCGAAAAACCCTATGTATGTGACATCTGTGGGAAAGGATTCACCGATTCGGAGAATCTCAGAATGCACAGGCGCGTTCACACCGGTGAGAAACCATACAAATGCGATCAGTGTCCTAAAGCATTCTCACAAAGATCGACTCTAACTATACATAGACGTGGGCACACTGGAGAGAGACCTTATGTCTGTCAGATCTGTCATCGTGGTTTCTCCTGTCAAGGTAATCTCACAGCACACCAGAAGTCTACttgcgtttaa
- the LOC122628712 gene encoding zinc finger protein 3 homolog isoform X10, producing MRTTPRSSPASVERVFASTGAAFASRAGVLHGKMSSLDYLDLCRLCLVKDRVSVPIFEGEGDVRQIFLKITACLPVKVDREDKLPKKICDDCVYKVELFYQFWNTSVNAEKQLLQWLGEVGLEEKTDYVTNVLNQNVMKSDPSGGNRLDGSMLQQVSGHQNNMGMGMMDNISLSMPMMISTTNQQQITSVPMDTSGSSVQEMPGTSTQSTHEQITQSQTNTSNQHEEEEESSEEEENSEDECDGEEGLPVKEESEEDPNNSRVIEPTTFVNVSLACDEAGPSGLQQQKVTEMPEMAMQQSTDGDPKSGCENLLGKDEDVEETTKDTLPIKSFIKKEMTIEENDWMINKNTSMKKIKEDLKVIEEEKGEIRKENVEDRTVASLEESEKRYYQCNICTKRFKLKNLFEGHLVAHSDARPYQCDICGKSFKRTNTLAVHKRIHTRERNYVCDVCGRAFVQASQLATHQRRHFEKYTRYCEICNKGFFTNAELHGHMNVRHGAKEHVCHSCGKSFPNNHTLVRHTKVHDPNFKPVKHQCEFCGKIFAYKNSLVVHVKSHTGENKYDCHLCGKSVSSKGSLQDHLRLHGGEKSLVCDVCGKAFHKRTTLVVHKRTHTGERPYSCDTCGKSFTQHSTLVIHKRYHTGQRPYQCNLCNKSFVSRALLNAHNKIHVVNVMIVQPT from the exons ATGCGAACGACGCCGAGGTCTTCTCCGGCTTCGGTTGAAAGAGTGTTCGCGTCTACGGGCGCGGCTTTTGCGTCTCGAGCTGGCGTTTTACACGGGAAAATGTCCTCCCTCGACTATCTCGACTTGTGTCGACTCTGTCTCGTGAAGGACCGTGTCTCCGTGCCGATATTTGAGGGCGAGGGCGATGTAAGGCAAATTTTTCTCAAGATAACCGCCTGCCTACCGGTCAAG GTCGATAGGGAAGACAAGTTACCTAAGAAAATATGTGATGACTGCGTGTATAaagtagaattattttatcaattttggAATACATCGGTTAATGCGGAAAAACAATTGTTACAATGGTTAGGAGAAGTTGGATTAGAAGAAAAGACAGATTATGTTACAAATGTTCTCAATCAA aaCGTTATGAAATCAGATCCAAGCGGTGGAAACAGATTAGATGGAAGTATGTTGCAGCAAGTAAGTGGGCATCAAAACAACATGGGTATGGGTATGATGGACAACATCAGCTTGAGTATGCCTATGATGATATCCACGACCAATCAACAACAAATAACCTCAGTTCCTATGGACACAAGTGGTAGTTCTGTGCAAGAAATGCCTGGTACAAGTACTCAATCTACGCACGAACAAATCACACAAAGTCAAACAAACACAAGCAATCAacatgaagaagaggaagaaagcagtgaagaagaagaaaactcaGAAGATGAATGTGACGGGGAAGAAg GCCTACctgttaaagaagaaagtgaaGAAGATCCTAACAATAGCAGAGTCATCGAACCAACAACATTTGTAAATGTTTCATTAGCATGCGATGAAGCTGGCCCATCAGGACTTCAGCAACAGAAGGTTACTGAGATGCCTGAAATGGCAATGCAACAAAGTACAGATGGAGATCCCAAATCTGG ATGTGAAAACTTATTGGGAAAAGACGAAGATGTTGAAGAAACAACCAAAGATACGTTGCCAATAAAGTCCttcataaagaaagaaatgacgatagaagaaaacgattggatgataaataagaatacatcgatgaaaaagataaaggaagattTAAAAgtgatagaagaagaaaaaggagaaataaggAAGGAAAATGTCGAAGATCGTACGGTTGCTTCGTTGGAAGAATCAGAGAAACGTTATTATCAATGCAACATATGTACTAAACGTTTCAAATTGAAGAATCTTTTCGAAGGACATTTAGTTGCGCACAGTGATGCGAGGCCTTATCAATGCGATATTTGTGGTAAATCCTTTAAGAGAACTAACACCTTAGCTGTTCATAAAAGAATACATACGCGTGAAAGGAATTACGTTTGTGACGTTTGCGGTCGAGCTTTCGTTCAGGCCTCGCAATTGGCGACTCATCAGAGACGACATTTCGAGAAGTATACCAGATATTGTGAAATATGTAACAAAGGTTTCTTTACGAATGCCGAGTTACATGGTCATATGAACGTGAGGCATGGTGCCAAGGAACACGTGTGCCATTCCTGTGGGAAATCGTTTCCCAATAATCACACTTTGGTACGACATACGAAGGTACACGATCCTAATTTCAAACCGGTTAAACATCAGTGTGAATTTTGTGGCAAGATATTCGCTTATAAGAACTCTTTGGTCGTACACGTTAAATCACATACCGGAGAGAACAAATACGATTGTCATCTTTGTGGTAAATCAGTTTCATCGAAAGGTTCACTTCAGGACCATCTTCGACTTCACGGTGGCGAGAAATCACTCGTTTGCGATGTCTGCGGCAAAGCTTTTCACAAAAGGACTACTCTCGTCGTTCACAAGAGAACTCATACCGGGGAGAGGCCATACTCTTGTGACACTTGTGGCAAATCTTTCACTCAACATTCCACCTTGGTCATTCACAAGAGATATCATACTGGACAAAGACCCTATCAGTGTAATCTCTGCAACAAATCTTTTGTCTCCAGGGCACTCTTGAACGCTCACAATAAGATACACGTGGTCAACGTTATGATCGTTCAACCAACGTAA
- the LOC122628712 gene encoding zinc finger protein 2-like isoform X11: MRTTPRSSPASVERVFASTGAAFASRAGVLHGKMSSLDYLDLCRLCLVKDRVSVPIFEGEGDVRQIFLKITACLPVKVDREDKLPKKICDDCVYKVELFYQFWNTSVNAEKQLLQWLGEVGLEEKTDYVTNVLNQNVMKSDPSGGNRLDGSMLQQVSGHQNNMGMGMMDNISLSMPMMISTTNQQQITSVPMDTSGSSVQEMPGTSTQSTHEQITQSQTNTSNQHEEEEESSEEEENSEDECDGEEGLPVKEESEEDPNNSRVIEPTTFVNVSLACDEAGPSGLQQQKVTEMPEMAMQQSTDGDPKSGCNRRKHGGCTMELSKRENDELENIENEEIMMNDPLRYSTKTRKIYCKSEIQRNERDTRYHSKCPSNRKYSTIYQCDVCGKKFRKKFQLHKHKYEHENKSEESMEYDNRCEECDRVFLNEKKLHKHMIKAHQQEKPYQCALCGKCFKTEEFLKTHLKQHNKRFTCDICGVSKVSGYDLRLHKKKHNQEYVTHCEICGKGFYTNQTLERHLLTHTGEKPFICKICNTPYASAAYLNMHIKSHGQREKHKCNICNFESYWKAALKVHLKIHSGENQITCEICGKSVSSKTYLQIHMRIHSGEKPHVCEVCGKAFSVRKYLVVHLRTHTGEKPYECKVCQKRFTQQGSLNSHMKSHSESK, translated from the exons ATGCGAACGACGCCGAGGTCTTCTCCGGCTTCGGTTGAAAGAGTGTTCGCGTCTACGGGCGCGGCTTTTGCGTCTCGAGCTGGCGTTTTACACGGGAAAATGTCCTCCCTCGACTATCTCGACTTGTGTCGACTCTGTCTCGTGAAGGACCGTGTCTCCGTGCCGATATTTGAGGGCGAGGGCGATGTAAGGCAAATTTTTCTCAAGATAACCGCCTGCCTACCGGTCAAG GTCGATAGGGAAGACAAGTTACCTAAGAAAATATGTGATGACTGCGTGTATAaagtagaattattttatcaattttggAATACATCGGTTAATGCGGAAAAACAATTGTTACAATGGTTAGGAGAAGTTGGATTAGAAGAAAAGACAGATTATGTTACAAATGTTCTCAATCAA aaCGTTATGAAATCAGATCCAAGCGGTGGAAACAGATTAGATGGAAGTATGTTGCAGCAAGTAAGTGGGCATCAAAACAACATGGGTATGGGTATGATGGACAACATCAGCTTGAGTATGCCTATGATGATATCCACGACCAATCAACAACAAATAACCTCAGTTCCTATGGACACAAGTGGTAGTTCTGTGCAAGAAATGCCTGGTACAAGTACTCAATCTACGCACGAACAAATCACACAAAGTCAAACAAACACAAGCAATCAacatgaagaagaggaagaaagcagtgaagaagaagaaaactcaGAAGATGAATGTGACGGGGAAGAAg GCCTACctgttaaagaagaaagtgaaGAAGATCCTAACAATAGCAGAGTCATCGAACCAACAACATTTGTAAATGTTTCATTAGCATGCGATGAAGCTGGCCCATCAGGACTTCAGCAACAGAAGGTTACTGAGATGCCTGAAATGGCAATGCAACAAAGTACAGATGGAGATCCCAAATCTGG GTGCAACAGGAGAAAACACGGTGGATGTACAATGGAACTATCTAAACGCGAAAACGATGAGTTGGAGAATattgaaaacgaagaaattatgATGAACGATCCTTTACGATATTCaacgaaaacaagaaagatatattGCAAATCGGAGatacaaagaaacgaaagggatACACGTTATCATAGTAAGTGTCCATCGAACAGGAAATATTCGACGATTTATCAATGTGACGTTTGTGGTAAGAAATTCCGAAAGAAGTTTCAACTTCACAAGCACAAATACGAGCACGAGAATAAATCCGAAGAAAGTATGGAGTACGATAATCGTTGCGAAGAATGTGATAGGGTATTTCTTAACGAGAAGAAGTTACATAAACATATGATCAAGGCTCATCAACAGGAGAAACCATATCAGTGTGCTCTCTGTGGTAAATGTTTCAAAACCGAAGAATTTTTGAAGACACATTTGAAGCAACACAACAAACGTTTTACTTGTGATATATGCGGAGTCTCCAAAGTGTCCGGATACGATTTGCGTTTGCACAAAAAGAAGCACAATCAGGAATACGTGACTCACTGTGAGATTTGTGGTAAAGGATTTTACACGAATCAAACGTTGGAGAGACATTTGTTAACTCATACCGGTGAGAAACCattcatttgtaaaatttgtaatactcCTTATGCTAGTGCAGCTTATTTGAATATGCACATCAAGTCTCATGGTCAACGGGAGAAACACAAGTGTAATATCTGCAATTTTGAAAGTTATTGGAAGGCTGCTTTGAAGGTACATTTGAAGATCCACAGTGGTGAGAATCAAATAACATGTGAAATATGTGGAAAATCGGTGTCGAGTAAAACCTATTTGCAAATTCACATGCGAATACATTCCGGTGAGAAGCCACACGTTTGCGAAGTATGCGGAAAAGCATTTAGCGTTAGGAAATATCTCGTTGTACATTTAAGAACGCACACAGGAGAAAAACCTTACGAATGTAAAGTCTGTCAGAAGAGATTTACTCAACAAGGGTCGTTAAATTCGCACATGAAGTCGCACAGTGAAAGCAAGTAA